One window of the Anabaena sphaerica FACHB-251 genome contains the following:
- a CDS encoding ATP-binding protein yields the protein MTSSEAIGYVLGTQEATPLEFWIAVDSQKVLRLDDVIEVETHRPDNNRKVHFYGVVDYVRTQYEGAQFDTDTLLVAKKGTLPVNISYTAHVQVTRIEPEEYLPPQPGDPVKLAVDKQLASALYFDSMDTPIPAGIMNNGNAAYFNYSFINGEKGAHVNISGVSGVATKTSYALFLLYSIFNSPVLGSYKANTKALIFNVKGEDLFFLDKLNQIYGDSISDQNKNKYENLNKNKYEILKLPIQPFKSTSFRAAPKKDSRTIDADLEQRYEGISVYLWSIRELCRERLFRFLFTGEDLDRGNLSYLVTTVEERLARLAEENDDSDKKRRRKIQAHLEVEAFGEDSKTQIKTFRDLIDFLEDKLLNDEDREENRRWLGRNASATAEAMIRRLYGISSEVSHLIRGDLSPDEVAKYQLNPLASDAQLTVTDIHKLTARAQKFVVGVLLQKLFFEKEKQGREPVIFIVLDELNKYAPRDGRSPIKDLLVDIAERGRSLGIILIGAQQTASEVERRVVGQAAIRVVGRLDSAEAERPEYNFLTGSCRKRALFLKSGTMFVHQPEVPAPILVNFPFPTYATRKEEVFLSPAEIADIEADFDRF from the coding sequence ATGACATCTTCTGAAGCTATTGGTTATGTACTTGGTACTCAAGAAGCTACTCCTTTGGAATTTTGGATAGCAGTAGACTCGCAAAAAGTATTGCGCCTAGATGATGTTATAGAAGTGGAAACTCATCGTCCTGATAATAACAGGAAAGTTCACTTTTATGGCGTAGTTGACTATGTTCGCACTCAATATGAAGGAGCGCAGTTTGATACTGATACTTTATTAGTAGCGAAAAAGGGGACTTTACCCGTCAATATTTCTTATACTGCTCACGTTCAAGTCACAAGAATTGAACCAGAAGAATATTTACCTCCACAACCAGGAGATCCGGTGAAGTTAGCTGTAGATAAGCAACTAGCATCGGCTTTATATTTTGACAGCATGGATACCCCGATTCCGGCTGGTATTATGAATAATGGTAATGCAGCTTATTTTAACTATTCATTTATTAATGGCGAGAAAGGCGCTCATGTGAATATCTCTGGTGTTTCTGGAGTTGCCACCAAAACATCTTATGCTTTGTTCTTGTTATATTCTATTTTCAATTCTCCTGTTTTAGGTTCTTATAAAGCTAATACCAAAGCACTAATTTTTAATGTCAAAGGAGAGGATTTATTCTTTTTAGACAAGCTCAATCAAATTTATGGTGATTCGATAAGTGACCAGAATAAAAATAAATATGAAAACTTAAATAAAAATAAATATGAAATCTTAAAATTACCCATACAACCTTTTAAAAGTACAAGTTTTCGGGCTGCACCTAAAAAAGATTCCCGGACAATTGACGCGGATTTAGAACAGCGTTATGAGGGAATATCAGTTTATTTGTGGAGTATACGGGAATTGTGCCGGGAACGTTTATTTCGCTTCTTGTTCACTGGAGAAGATTTAGATAGGGGTAATTTATCTTATCTAGTGACAACAGTAGAAGAAAGATTAGCACGACTAGCAGAAGAAAATGATGATAGTGATAAAAAGCGACGGCGAAAAATTCAAGCGCATTTAGAAGTAGAAGCGTTTGGGGAAGATAGCAAAACACAAATTAAGACTTTTAGAGATTTAATCGACTTTTTAGAAGATAAACTTCTCAATGATGAAGATAGAGAAGAAAACAGACGTTGGTTAGGACGAAATGCCTCAGCTACAGCCGAAGCAATGATTCGGCGTTTATACGGTATTAGTAGTGAAGTTAGCCATTTAATTCGGGGTGATTTATCACCGGATGAGGTTGCTAAATATCAACTTAATCCTTTAGCTTCAGATGCTCAATTAACTGTCACTGATATTCATAAACTTACCGCCCGCGCTCAAAAATTTGTTGTGGGTGTTTTACTCCAAAAGCTATTTTTTGAAAAAGAAAAGCAAGGCAGAGAACCTGTCATTTTTATCGTTTTGGATGAATTAAACAAATATGCTCCCCGCGATGGACGTAGCCCCATCAAAGACTTGCTGGTAGACATTGCAGAACGGGGACGCTCATTAGGAATTATCTTGATTGGCGCACAGCAAACAGCATCAGAAGTAGAACGTCGAGTTGTGGGACAAGCGGCTATTCGTGTTGTGGGAAGATTAGATTCAGCAGAAGCAGAACGCCCTGAATACAACTTTTTGACTGGTTCTTGTCGCAAACGAGCTTTATTTCTGAAATCTGGCACAATGTTTGTCCATCAGCCAGAAGTTCCCGCCCCAATTTTAGTTAATTTCCCTTTCCCTACCTATGCTACACGCAAAGAAGAAGTGTTTTTAAGCCCAGCCGAAATTGCTGATATTGAAGCTGATTTTGACCGTTTTTAA
- the mobV gene encoding MobV family relaxase has product MAYAIARVKKLKRANIAGSAAHTSRQRETPNADPAKQNIRFIGNTDREEKLEDLVLAKIGQYEQKRKIRTDAVYCVEILLTASPSYFRPLDPSAAGYYEEERLADWLSATQQWLEKEYGDCAERTAVGDRIVRAELHLDEVTPHIHAYFVPLDENGQLRCNHFFDGRQKMRDFQESYFAAVQHLGLERGIRGSVAKHQDIKDFYRIVEEGKDLNSELTIAQMRAKAADRDRAVQSKSSMERTAKRLVQENETLRQRIKELEAQKEQLQQQVEQLSDLPLEDVAWHLGFDPDNSSDVGHTVVSGDKVKSSTLKGNDAESSVQGNRLRRSVAERTKRTAIGSYRCFLGGEHIIYINGSQWSHLAPDTQKTGAIAGAVNTQKTRASAANAQKIGNVTANTQTTSVSPDAITGTGAVALVKHINGCNFREAIAWLNDRFGEEGMQRAVTHYARQQAQMVIQEQEEPQFVPPVPDKSNWHLVHDYLTKKRRLPTELVQELYQRGWVYADDQENAVFLLRNLNGETKGAFLQGTRAEDNTFTGYAIGTKRSEGWFYLQWGGQPTDEIQKVVLLKSPLDVLSFAMLEVERHRGVPGGVPEERTMYMTVDSPRSLPVDLLQDIPEVVCAYDNDSAGDEMAGVVGELLPQATRVKPQAQNWHEESLVLLRWQQREREYQQQRQKQQRQRERKRESELEL; this is encoded by the coding sequence ATGGCTTATGCCATTGCCAGAGTGAAAAAATTGAAACGAGCCAATATTGCTGGGAGTGCTGCTCACACTTCCAGGCAGAGAGAAACACCCAATGCTGACCCTGCTAAACAAAATATCAGGTTCATAGGCAATACTGACAGGGAGGAAAAGTTAGAAGATTTGGTGTTAGCAAAGATTGGGCAGTATGAGCAAAAACGAAAAATTCGCACTGATGCGGTGTACTGTGTAGAGATTTTGCTGACTGCTTCTCCTAGTTACTTTCGACCGCTTGACCCCTCGGCTGCTGGGTATTATGAAGAGGAGAGGTTGGCTGATTGGTTGTCAGCGACACAGCAGTGGTTAGAGAAGGAATATGGCGATTGTGCGGAGCGCACTGCTGTAGGCGATCGCATTGTCAGGGCTGAATTGCACTTGGATGAAGTAACACCCCACATTCATGCTTATTTTGTGCCACTGGATGAAAACGGGCAACTGCGGTGCAATCATTTTTTTGATGGTCGGCAGAAGATGCGAGATTTTCAAGAAAGCTACTTTGCAGCAGTACAGCACCTGGGGTTAGAGCGTGGGATTCGAGGTAGTGTAGCTAAACACCAGGACATTAAGGATTTTTATCGCATAGTTGAGGAAGGAAAGGATTTGAACTCGGAACTGACTATTGCACAGATGCGGGCTAAGGCAGCAGATCGAGATAGGGCAGTGCAGAGTAAAAGTTCTATGGAGCGCACTGCTAAAAGGTTGGTGCAGGAAAATGAGACTCTGCGACAAAGGATTAAGGAACTAGAAGCTCAAAAGGAGCAGTTGCAACAGCAGGTTGAACAATTGAGTGATTTGCCCCTAGAAGATGTAGCTTGGCATTTGGGATTCGACCCAGACAATAGCAGCGATGTGGGGCATACTGTTGTAAGTGGTGATAAGGTAAAGTCCAGCACTCTCAAGGGAAATGACGCGGAATCCTCTGTCCAAGGCAATCGCTTACGACGCAGTGTAGCTGAACGCACAAAGCGTACTGCCATAGGCAGCTATCGCTGCTTTTTAGGGGGTGAACACATTATCTATATCAATGGTTCTCAATGGAGTCACCTTGCACCTGATACTCAAAAAACTGGTGCTATTGCTGGTGCTGTCAATACTCAAAAAACTCGTGCTAGTGCTGCCAATGCTCAAAAAATTGGTAATGTTACAGCCAACACACAAACAACAAGTGTTAGTCCTGATGCTATTACTGGTACTGGTGCGGTGGCGTTGGTGAAACACATTAATGGGTGCAATTTTAGAGAAGCTATCGCTTGGTTAAATGACCGCTTTGGTGAGGAAGGGATGCAGAGGGCTGTTACTCATTATGCTAGGCAACAAGCGCAAATGGTCATTCAAGAGCAAGAAGAACCACAGTTTGTACCACCAGTACCGGACAAATCGAACTGGCATTTAGTACACGACTATCTAACTAAGAAACGGAGATTGCCCACAGAGTTGGTGCAAGAATTATATCAGCGGGGGTGGGTTTATGCTGATGATCAAGAAAATGCTGTGTTCTTGTTGAGAAACCTCAATGGTGAAACCAAAGGTGCATTTTTGCAAGGGACAAGAGCAGAAGACAATACTTTTACAGGATATGCCATTGGTACAAAACGCAGTGAAGGTTGGTTTTACCTGCAATGGGGAGGGCAACCTACTGATGAAATCCAAAAAGTCGTGTTGTTGAAGTCACCCCTTGATGTGCTGTCTTTTGCGATGTTGGAAGTTGAAAGACACCGAGGAGTACCAGGAGGAGTACCAGAAGAAAGAACAATGTACATGACTGTGGATAGTCCCAGGAGTTTACCTGTGGATTTGTTGCAGGATATCCCTGAAGTTGTTTGTGCTTATGATAACGACAGTGCTGGAGATGAGATGGCTGGTGTTGTAGGTGAATTGTTGCCCCAAGCGACTAGAGTTAAACCACAAGCGCAGAATTGGCATGAGGAATCGTTGGTACTGCTACGGTGGCAACAGAGGGAACGAGAGTATCAACAACAACGCCAAAAGCAACAGCGACAGCGTGAGCGCAAGCGTGAGTCTGAACTGGAGTTATGA
- a CDS encoding exonuclease SbcCD subunit D: protein MRLIHTSDWHLGRNLKGKERTSEIEFALKELLVKAKELEVDAVLIAGDIFETPNPPAEAERVAYQFFQGLQAAKIPAVAIAGNHDSASRFDGIANLLSLANVHILGQPRSVKQGGLITLETPNGKLRVAAMPFASERRLLTVENLWAMDELQQISNYKERLGKCLNNLASGFHDDSVNILMAHLTIDGARLANSEKSYHTKETYALAGQSLPNAQYIALGHIHKPQRISAASPTYYCGSLIQVDFGEAGEDKGFYLIDVEPGLPAKKPEFISIPCQKPLQIVECELSNYEEKLEPYRDYSGYLKVTINLPTPPIGLADKIRKICGEKVLHIEPLYPIKNTSNQEKSGKSEDFEPVEEFKRYFQEELNTIPTPGVVAKFEELYNQIKETQDATT from the coding sequence ATGCGTTTAATTCATACATCTGACTGGCATTTAGGGCGGAATCTCAAAGGAAAGGAGCGGACTTCAGAAATTGAATTTGCCCTGAAAGAACTTTTAGTAAAAGCCAAAGAATTAGAAGTTGATGCGGTATTAATCGCAGGTGATATTTTTGAAACTCCTAATCCTCCAGCAGAAGCTGAACGAGTTGCTTATCAGTTTTTTCAGGGGTTGCAAGCAGCAAAAATTCCCGCAGTTGCAATTGCTGGTAATCATGATTCTGCTTCTCGTTTTGACGGTATAGCTAATCTTTTATCTTTAGCAAATGTGCATATCTTGGGACAACCTCGCTCAGTCAAACAAGGAGGTTTAATTACCCTAGAAACTCCTAATGGTAAACTGCGCGTAGCTGCTATGCCTTTTGCTTCAGAAAGACGACTGTTAACAGTTGAAAATCTGTGGGCAATGGACGAATTGCAACAAATAAGTAACTATAAAGAAAGGCTAGGTAAATGTCTTAATAATTTAGCCAGTGGTTTTCACGATGATAGTGTAAATATTCTCATGGCTCACCTGACTATTGATGGTGCTAGATTAGCCAATTCGGAAAAAAGTTATCACACCAAAGAAACCTATGCTTTAGCTGGACAAAGCCTACCTAATGCTCAATATATTGCCCTTGGACATATTCATAAACCTCAACGAATTTCTGCTGCATCTCCTACTTATTATTGTGGTTCTTTGATTCAAGTAGACTTTGGTGAAGCTGGGGAAGATAAGGGATTTTATTTAATTGATGTTGAGCCTGGTTTACCTGCAAAAAAACCAGAGTTTATATCTATTCCCTGTCAAAAACCTTTGCAAATAGTGGAATGTGAATTGAGTAATTATGAAGAAAAATTAGAACCATACCGTGATTATTCGGGATACCTGAAGGTAACTATTAATTTGCCAACACCGCCAATAGGATTAGCTGATAAAATTCGCAAAATTTGTGGGGAAAAAGTGCTGCACATTGAGCCACTTTATCCAATAAAAAATACATCTAATCAGGAGAAATCTGGAAAAAGTGAAGATTTTGAACCAGTAGAGGAATTTAAACGCTACTTTCAAGAAGAATTAAATACTATTCCTACTCCTGGTGTTGTAGCAAAGTTTGAGGAACTATATAACCAAATTAAGGAAACCCAAGATGCGACCACTTGA
- a CDS encoding mobilization protein: MATIHFIDGEKGGVGKSLFARVMVQYCLDKQLPYVLVEADPSNPDVGVFYPENTQTAVFSESERKVYAADAIFNLALTNPVIVNLPAHVTKAVNDWIERNQILEMGTQHKVDICKWFVGNGGYDSIQLLIQSLNHFEGKIKHVFVRNFGLCDDWKHVDEREDLQELIQAQKVPVINFPKFSYRERDLLAATRINFSQAFLTAELGILGQQRLHSFLKKAYEEIGKAQVWNVGQPAVNNFLVEKG; this comes from the coding sequence ATGGCAACAATTCACTTTATTGATGGAGAAAAAGGTGGAGTAGGTAAGTCATTATTTGCACGAGTCATGGTGCAATATTGTCTTGATAAACAACTGCCATACGTGCTGGTAGAAGCTGACCCAAGTAACCCAGATGTGGGTGTATTTTACCCAGAAAATACCCAAACAGCAGTTTTTAGTGAATCAGAACGTAAAGTTTATGCTGCTGATGCAATTTTTAACTTAGCACTAACAAATCCTGTGATTGTCAATTTACCTGCTCACGTAACTAAAGCAGTGAATGATTGGATTGAGCGCAATCAAATACTTGAAATGGGAACTCAGCATAAAGTTGATATCTGCAAGTGGTTTGTTGGCAATGGTGGATATGATAGCATCCAGTTATTGATTCAATCTTTAAACCACTTTGAAGGCAAAATTAAGCACGTCTTTGTTCGCAATTTTGGTCTATGCGATGACTGGAAACACGTAGATGAAAGAGAGGATTTACAAGAGTTAATTCAAGCTCAAAAAGTACCTGTAATTAACTTTCCTAAATTTAGCTATCGAGAGCGGGATTTACTTGCTGCAACCCGGATCAACTTTTCTCAAGCTTTCTTAACTGCTGAGTTGGGTATTTTGGGTCAGCAGCGTTTGCATAGTTTTCTTAAAAAAGCTTACGAAGAAATTGGCAAGGCGCAAGTATGGAATGTGGGTCAACCTGCGGTTAATAATTTCTTAGTAGAGAAGGGATGA
- a CDS encoding AAA family ATPase, which yields MRPLELSLEGFTSFRHQSKINFENLELFAITGQTGAGKSSLLDAMTLALYGKVARFTGKTQPKELLSQGSVKLQVSLRFLVDGIEYQVLRSWLYRAKTAQTFFKLQKLINGNWENLGEQKEAEINAAIEKILQMNFETFTKVILLPQGQFDKFLKGEASKRREILRQLTGYQIFADMRSQAEKQANILEGECNSLQQQLNGLELPSDIELNSRRERYKLIAKELPRLNQEIENAKAVLETEKKLLQRLEDLANRQQKLEQLHQYIPEINRIKHQLETARICDRLSAIWTSVNSARSRYYKTQVAAENAAEDLIKKQSALQIQADNLQAVKAYQAEIAPQLKQREQALNDAKIYEQQRREINQEVKRLENILVEKTKLINEVEKSVKQAETELQSKNKILVTANNQLAEYSPGGLRLEQLNQVIPLLIKWEQIDKQVGSERSKLEKITQDLKTAEDDCQTTNLILQDAKAELLKARAELNTARQQNHAAAIRALLHTGDECLVCGGVYPEVHLLPQIESSLDIKALEKYEIAADKKHQKAANAKIQSETTRDNLKKQEVETLQELSDKENELAAETKKIVAILKTDTWEVKLIQNEHKILQAKDAKYQECLEQKNKADTEVKSSEQNLKFAKDKLSYTQTQYQDAATEVERQKTKLLEISNTVFQLTGGESYENLWQKLEKDQQDLENRLQQVNASYKTANDEFIQAQQNEAKAREYFDLAATEKSQIETNWQNSLLSENLTEVVFEESKTSPEMQDKLQQQITEHDTEKLRLETLIQQDKKEIGDQTITPEIIHQHGETIIQADTKLQETQAEYNDLKFWITQVEQQRKQLQQFQLQLANKQKELETYRILSKELKSDRFQAYILQHFEQELVEQATVFLRELTEQRYALKYDDKEYYVEDNWSGGETRRVQTLSGGETFATSLSLALALSEKLSRGAKLGSLFIDEGFGTLDAETLQSVSSILQSLGQQDKLVGVITHVPALGEELGTQIKVEKFPEGSRIIMA from the coding sequence ATGCGACCACTTGAACTAAGTTTAGAAGGTTTTACTAGTTTTCGTCATCAGTCCAAAATTAATTTTGAAAATCTGGAATTATTTGCGATTACTGGACAAACTGGTGCGGGTAAATCGTCTTTATTGGATGCAATGACTTTAGCACTTTATGGTAAAGTTGCCAGATTTACTGGTAAAACTCAACCCAAAGAATTATTAAGTCAGGGTAGCGTCAAGTTACAAGTTTCATTACGGTTTTTAGTCGATGGCATTGAATATCAAGTTTTGCGTTCATGGTTATATCGTGCGAAAACAGCACAGACTTTTTTCAAACTACAAAAACTGATTAATGGTAATTGGGAAAATTTGGGAGAACAGAAAGAAGCAGAAATTAATGCGGCTATTGAAAAAATTTTGCAGATGAATTTTGAGACTTTCACAAAAGTTATCCTTCTACCTCAAGGACAATTTGATAAATTTCTCAAAGGAGAAGCTTCTAAACGTCGAGAAATTTTACGTCAATTAACAGGCTACCAAATTTTTGCAGATATGCGCTCACAGGCTGAGAAGCAAGCTAATATTCTTGAAGGTGAATGTAATTCTCTGCAACAACAACTTAATGGTTTAGAATTACCATCAGATATAGAATTAAATTCTCGACGGGAAAGATATAAATTAATAGCAAAAGAACTGCCGCGATTAAATCAAGAGATTGAAAATGCGAAAGCAGTTTTAGAAACAGAAAAAAAATTATTGCAACGGCTGGAAGATTTAGCAAATAGACAACAGAAGCTTGAACAATTACATCAATACATTCCCGAAATAAACCGTATTAAACATCAGTTAGAAACAGCGAGGATTTGTGACCGATTATCAGCTATCTGGACATCAGTAAATTCGGCTCGTAGTCGTTATTATAAAACTCAAGTAGCTGCTGAAAATGCTGCTGAAGATTTAATTAAAAAACAATCTGCTTTACAAATTCAAGCAGATAATTTGCAGGCAGTAAAAGCCTATCAAGCTGAGATTGCACCACAACTAAAACAGCGAGAACAAGCTCTCAATGATGCGAAAATTTATGAACAACAACGTCGTGAAATTAATCAGGAAGTAAAGCGGTTAGAAAATATATTAGTAGAAAAAACAAAGCTGATAAATGAAGTAGAAAAATCTGTCAAACAGGCTGAAACAGAATTACAATCTAAAAATAAAATATTGGTTACAGCTAATAATCAACTTGCTGAATATTCCCCTGGTGGTTTAAGACTTGAGCAACTTAATCAAGTCATACCTTTACTAATTAAATGGGAACAAATTGACAAACAAGTTGGGAGTGAACGCTCGAAGTTAGAAAAAATCACTCAAGACTTAAAAACGGCTGAAGATGATTGTCAAACTACTAATTTAATTTTGCAAGACGCTAAAGCAGAACTATTAAAAGCCCGTGCAGAATTAAACACAGCCAGACAACAAAATCATGCTGCTGCTATCCGAGCTTTGCTACATACAGGTGATGAATGTCTAGTTTGCGGTGGTGTTTATCCAGAGGTTCATTTATTACCACAAATAGAATCTTCTCTTGATATCAAAGCATTAGAAAAATATGAAATTGCTGCTGATAAAAAGCACCAAAAAGCGGCTAATGCAAAAATTCAATCGGAAACAACTAGAGATAATCTGAAAAAACAAGAAGTTGAAACTTTACAAGAGTTATCAGACAAGGAAAATGAGCTTGCAGCAGAAACAAAAAAAATTGTTGCAATCTTAAAAACAGATACATGGGAAGTCAAATTAATTCAAAATGAACACAAAATATTGCAAGCCAAAGATGCTAAATATCAAGAATGTTTAGAACAAAAAAATAAAGCAGATACCGAAGTTAAATCAAGTGAACAAAATTTAAAATTTGCTAAAGATAAGTTATCTTATACCCAAACCCAGTATCAAGATGCAGCTACTGAAGTGGAACGTCAAAAAACAAAACTTTTAGAAATTTCCAACACTGTTTTTCAACTTACTGGTGGTGAGTCTTATGAGAATTTATGGCAAAAACTAGAAAAAGATCAACAAGATTTAGAAAATCGGCTTCAGCAGGTAAACGCATCTTACAAAACTGCGAATGATGAATTCATTCAAGCTCAACAAAATGAAGCAAAAGCAAGAGAATATTTTGATTTAGCAGCCACTGAAAAGTCACAAATAGAGACTAATTGGCAAAATTCTTTGTTGTCAGAAAATTTGACAGAAGTAGTATTTGAGGAAAGTAAAACCTCACCAGAAATGCAAGATAAATTGCAGCAACAGATTACAGAACATGACACTGAAAAGCTGAGGCTAGAAACTCTAATTCAGCAAGATAAAAAGGAAATTGGTGATCAAACCATAACTCCAGAAATAATTCATCAGCATGGAGAAACTATTATTCAAGCTGATACTAAACTTCAGGAAACACAAGCAGAATACAATGATTTAAAATTTTGGATTACTCAAGTTGAACAGCAGCGAAAACAGCTACAACAATTCCAACTGCAACTAGCTAACAAACAAAAAGAATTAGAAACTTATCGTATATTATCCAAAGAGTTAAAATCGGATCGTTTTCAAGCCTATATTCTCCAACATTTTGAGCAGGAGTTAGTAGAACAAGCAACAGTGTTTCTGCGAGAACTTACAGAACAGCGATATGCCTTAAAATATGACGATAAAGAATACTATGTAGAAGATAATTGGAGTGGTGGCGAAACAAGACGGGTACAGACACTATCAGGTGGTGAAACCTTTGCGACTTCTTTATCCCTGGCTTTAGCACTCTCAGAAAAGCTATCAAGAGGAGCTAAGTTAGGCAGTCTGTTTATAGATGAGGGATTTGGAACATTAGATGCTGAAACTCTGCAAAGTGTCTCAAGTATATTACAATCTTTGGGTCAGCAGGACAAATTAGTGGGCGTAATTACTCATGTTCCTGCTTTGGGAGAAGAATTAGGAACGCAAATCAAAGTAGAAAAGTTTCCAGAAGGCTCTCGGATTATTATGGCGTAA